The stretch of DNA ACTTGCAAAACCACATCAGGATTTAATGAGGCGCTGAGTATGGCGATGAAACCtatgttttacaaatgaaggaaTAGATCTTTGTGAGTGGAATTcagatttgtttctttgtttattgctTCAGGGAGATTTCGATGGGTGGTGCTTTTCCAATGACCTCCCAAACCGTTGATTTAAATACACCAAGGAAATGTAgacaatatttatttgtatacctTAGGAAAAGTAGTCGGTCATTGATTTAGGGCCCTGCCCCAAAGTGAAAGGTCACTGTGTTGAGTATAGTTCAAGACCACTTATAAGTATGCTAAACAGTAAAACAAGATTGGAAAGTGTCAAGACTGACTGTCctagagataataataatagaacactactgttttgtttaatgttttatttatttttgagagagagagagacagtgtgagcagggaagggtcagagagagagggagatacagaatctgaatcaggctccaggctctgagctagctgtcagcacagaacctgacatggggctcgaacccacgaactgtgagatcatgtcctgagctgaagtcagacgcagaaccagctgagccacccaggtgcccctagaacacTACTGTTTTTCTAGGGAGTGTCCCTACCTACAAAATGAAGCCACTTCTCCCCAAACTACCCAGTAAAGATAGCCAGCAATAGAGTAGATGATGCTCCCAAATAATTCCAAAGTAATTTTAGATGCTCAGTTGACTTACCATCCTAATTATGTTTTGTATCACTTGATACCCGATAAAAATTTGGCACATGTTCGTCGTGTTTAGGttgatctaaaaatattttaattggaaagaaaaagaacatttaccATCTACAATGCAATTAAGAAAAAGGAGCTCTCTGGGTGGCGTGTGTCCTCTGATTGCAGGTCTGCGTTTATCTCCTGCCCTTAGAGGACAATTCGTTACCTACCAGGAGTGTTTCCGACTGTGGGcatccccccctgccccccgggtTGTTCCTTAAGCCACAAAAAGCTGCACCCAAGCTTGTTTGACGTCTGTCCTCTCAAGTGTCCATGATGCTGGGCCCCGAGGGAGGTGAAGGCTTTGTGGTCAAGCTCCGTGGCCTGCCCTGGTCCTGCTCTGTTGAGGATGTGCAGAACTTCCTTTCTGACTGCACAATACATGATAGGGCTGGAGGCCTTCATTTCATCTACACTAGAGAAGGCAGGCAGAGTGGTGAGGCTTTTGTTGAACTTGAATCAGAAGATGATGTAAAAATGGCCCTTAAAAAAGACAGGGAAAGCATGGGACACCGGTCCATTGAGGTGTTCAAGTCCCACAGAACCGAGATGGATTGGGTGTTGAAGCACAGTGGTCCAAACAGTGCCGACACCGCCAGTGATGGCTTTGTGTGGCTTCAAGGACTCCTGTTTGGATGCACCAAGGAAGAAATTGTTTAGTTCTTCTCAGGGTTGGAAACTGTGCCAAACGGGATCACATTGCCTGTGGACCCTGAGGACAAGATTACAAGGGAAGCCTTTGTGCAGTTTGCTTCACAGGAGTTAGCTGAGAAGGCCCTAGGGGAGCACAAGGAGAGAATAGGGCACGGGTATATTGAAGTGTTCAAAAGCAGTCAGGAAGAAGTTAGGTCATACTCGGATCCCCCTCTGAAGTTCATGTCCGTACAGCGGCCAGGGCCCTATGACCGCCCTGGCACAGCCAGGAGGTATATTGGCATTGTCAAGCAAGCCGGCCTGGAGAGGATGAGGGCTGGTGCTTATAGTGCAGGCTGTGGGGGCTGTGAGGAGTACAGCAGCCTCAGCAATGACTATGGCTTCACCACTGATCTGTTTGGGAGAGACCTCAGCTATTGTCTCTCGGGCATGTATGACCACAGGTACGGAGACGGCGAGTTCACTGTCCAGAGTACCACTGGACACTGTGTCCACATGAGAGGACTGCCATACAAAGCCACAGAGAACGACATTTacaatttctttctctccactcaACCCTGTGAGAGTCCATATTGAGATTGGCCCTGATGGAAGAGTGACGGGCAAAGCTGATGCTGAGTTTGCCACTCACGAAGAAGCTGCGGCAGCAATGTCCAAAGACCGGGCCAACATGCAACACAGATACATAGAACTTTTCCTGAATTCCACAGCTGGGGCCAGCAATGGGGCGTATAGCAGCCAGATGATGCAAGGCATGGGGGTGTTGGCCCAGTCCACCTACAGTGGCCTCGAGAGCCAGTCTGTGAGTGGCTGTTATGGGGCTGGCTATGGAGGCCAGAACAGCATGGGTGCATATGACTAGTTTTGTAGGAGCATTTGAGTTATTGCAATCCAATTTTCACAGGCAGCCAAGAAGCAGTGAAAAGCAGCTACTCTAGAGGAAGTTGTGGGACCCATTTTGCACCATGAGTTTGTGAAATCTGGATCAAAAAATTACCTCTTCAGTGTTTTCTCATGCAAACTTTCTTCTAGCATGTGATATTGAGTAAACTAAAACTATTTTCAGCTTTTCTCAATTAACATTTTGGTAGTGTACTTTAGAGTGATGTTATCTGAGTTAAAGTAGTTTTGAGTACATTAAGTGGGTCTTTGACACCACATCACCGTGAACACATTGGGGAGATGtacttttttttgaaaactcaAGGTGCTAGATCCCTAATACAAAGAGGAACATTTCTCATGTTTAttcattatagtttattttcatttaaaatcttttaggttaagttaagcttttaaaaataagttagttTTGAAAATTGAGACACATTACTAATACTGTAGGAATTGGTGAGGCCTTGACTTAAAACTTTCTTTGTACTGTGATTTCCTTTTGggtgtattttgctaagtgaaacttgttaaatttttttgttaactaatttttttttcttaaaataaagatttttccacatgaaaagaaaaaaaaaagaaagaaaaaggatctgTCAGAAAAGGACGGCTGAGGggcgccaggatggctcagtcagttaagcgttcaacttctgctcgggtcatgatcttatggttcgtgagttcaggcatattgggctctgtgctggcagctcagagcctgtagcctgtttcagattctgtgtctccctccctctctttacctcttccctgctcatgctctgtctctctctctccaagataaataaacattaaaaacaaaaataaaaaggaccacTGAAATACAGCCCTAAGCCCTATTTCACAGCTGCTGTAAGTAAATTATATAAtcttctggaaaacaatttgacaatatgaatgaaaaattgggtaatgtacttttttttttcaatatagcaATTCCCATCCTAAGAATTTATCATGAAGAAATAATGTTGTGTCCATAAGGATGTGTTGCATATACCAAGACTATACCACACAGTTTGGTTTACATTACCAAAAATTGGACTCAAATTAAATGTTCAGCAAGAGAGACTTGGTAGCATAAATTAGCAATCATTAAAACTGATGATGcagatctatatattttttcaaaatatattgctaagtgaaaaagtagTTTTCAAGCAAAATGTATGGTATGAAaccattttctaatttaaaaaattgattgtTTTCATCGATAGCAAAAAGTC from Suricata suricatta isolate VVHF042 chromosome 1, meerkat_22Aug2017_6uvM2_HiC, whole genome shotgun sequence encodes:
- the LOC115289763 gene encoding LOW QUALITY PROTEIN: heterogeneous nuclear ribonucleoprotein F-like (The sequence of the model RefSeq protein was modified relative to this genomic sequence to represent the inferred CDS: deleted 1 base in 1 codon; substituted 1 base at 1 genomic stop codon) codes for the protein MMLGPEGGEGFVVKLRGLPWSCSVEDVQNFLSDCTIHDRAGGLHFIYTREGRQSGEAFVELESEDDVKMALKKDRESMGHRSIEVFKSHRTEMDWVLKHSGPNSADTASDGFVWLQGLLFGCTKEEIVXFFSGLETVPNGITLPVDPEDKITREAFVQFASQELAEKALGEHKERIGHGYIEVFKSSQEEVRSYSDPPLKFMSVQRPGPYDRPGTARRYIGIVKQAGLERMRAGAYSAGCGGCEEYSSLSNDYGFTTDLFGRDLSYCLSGMYDHRYGDGEFTVQSTTGHCVHMRGLPYKATENDIYNFFSPLNPVRVHIEIGPDGRVTGKADAEFATHEEAAAAMSKDRANMQHRYIELFLNSTAGASNGAYSSQMMQGMGVLAQSTYSGLESQSVSGCYGAGYGGQNSMGAYD